One Lysinibacillus fusiformis genomic window carries:
- a CDS encoding YcaO-like family protein, whose product MKLNESPFLLRNFSVKSKLFLDSYVYAQMYTITDAAKGFGLRYNKISAIKAGLGEHIERVCAVSNFTKQEVINSYPVIDCFNLLTGECAKVQADKIFLNFDLPMFKDVDTNNHFNDSCGLASHITSMEAIEGGLKEFIERQSLVTNWLTRSPGEKVSFPLLKEKSSQNIKLLNMIKLAENMSDAIFSFNISLIEGIYVILTIGTKGIAFSSGVGTDSLLEKAIENSLNEYLMILESSLIKEQINLKGSTDKYAVNFYSLTGKEFLESFKYLLEGEDRLSELSYSSKKNNMENWILNLNKKYGLNIFACYLPHPIKQINSKVVKIFSPEGFPHIDTELFDPEEFEISKHLIGKNFYNKYKSIPFA is encoded by the coding sequence ATGAAATTAAATGAATCCCCCTTTTTATTAAGAAATTTTTCTGTAAAAAGCAAATTATTCTTAGATTCTTATGTATATGCTCAAATGTATACTATTACAGATGCTGCCAAGGGATTTGGACTTAGATATAATAAAATTTCTGCAATTAAGGCGGGACTTGGTGAACACATTGAGAGGGTTTGTGCTGTTTCCAATTTCACAAAACAAGAAGTTATCAATTCATATCCAGTAATAGATTGTTTTAACTTACTTACGGGTGAATGTGCAAAAGTACAAGCAGATAAAATATTTCTAAACTTTGATTTACCAATGTTTAAGGATGTAGATACAAATAATCATTTCAATGACTCTTGTGGACTTGCTTCCCATATAACAAGTATGGAAGCTATAGAAGGTGGTTTAAAAGAGTTTATAGAACGTCAATCATTAGTTACAAATTGGTTGACTAGAAGTCCTGGTGAAAAAGTTTCTTTTCCACTACTGAAGGAAAAAAGTTCACAAAATATAAAATTGCTAAACATGATAAAACTTGCCGAAAATATGTCAGATGCGATTTTTTCTTTTAATATCTCTTTAATAGAAGGCATATATGTTATTTTAACTATTGGTACTAAGGGTATTGCTTTTTCATCAGGAGTCGGGACAGATAGTCTTTTAGAAAAAGCAATTGAAAATAGTTTGAATGAATATTTAATGATTTTAGAATCAAGTCTTATTAAAGAACAAATAAATCTCAAGGGAAGTACTGACAAATATGCTGTGAATTTCTACTCTCTAACAGGTAAAGAGTTTTTGGAATCCTTTAAATATCTATTAGAAGGGGAAGATAGACTATCAGAACTATCTTATTCTTCAAAAAAAAATAATATGGAGAACTGGATTTTAAATTTAAATAAAAAATATGGATTAAATATATTTGCTTGTTATTTACCACATCCAATAAAACAAATAAATTCAAAAGTCGTAAAAATATTTTCGCCAGAGGGTTTTCCTCATATTGATACAGAATTATTCGATCCGGAAGAATTTGAAATTTCTAAACACTTAATCGGGAAGAATTTTTATAATAAATATAAATCTATACCGTTTGCATAA
- a CDS encoding ATP-binding cassette domain-containing protein, whose translation MHINEFIKNKLFIIFIILIFGLLSLGIYLYIPTANKNIIDEGIYSGNQNKLLVTVIVLFFSFVFSELLLALKQVILTYIENLYSLFIRINIHMKVRNLKDIDQFSSSQLISHHINDVNIAKQKIRRKLDNIISSIEIIIICLIVSLINLKFLIIVLLIIPIYAILPKILGGKITSQSILVQERLAKITDRLTNSYSISKEIRIYQKESWDYDKTEASLREIIRPIVKLDLFYNLYVIGNILYSAFLCLIFYFGAILVQENKITIGTLFALTTYIGYVARPIQSIVQNFAQLKTIDVSEKRIKEVLESSTMLDNSLSTSNPEYNQIEFNNVYLTVGNYQILKGISFVVKKGEFLGITGVSGSGKTSILNLLAKLARSTSGEILINNTNIELLSHSDYYNNLKFVFQDSNFIQGTLIENIFIDETEVDKISLLKELLIIFDLEFLSNNLNYLIENGGTNLSGGQKQRLSVIRALLCNPSVLLLDEVTSGLDSEMAIKIITYIKGMRKDKITILISHDPNIIKLVNNVMFVNDGEIEKYNENKLNLQTII comes from the coding sequence ATGCATATCAATGAATTTATAAAAAATAAACTATTTATTATTTTTATAATTTTGATTTTTGGTTTATTATCATTAGGTATTTATTTGTATATCCCTACTGCTAATAAAAATATTATTGATGAGGGAATCTATAGTGGAAATCAAAATAAACTATTAGTAACAGTAATTGTTTTATTTTTTAGCTTTGTTTTTTCAGAATTATTATTAGCATTAAAACAAGTGATTTTGACATATATAGAGAATTTATATAGTTTGTTTATTAGAATTAACATACATATGAAAGTAAGGAACTTAAAAGATATTGATCAATTCAGTAGTTCACAACTCATTTCACATCATATTAATGATGTGAATATTGCCAAGCAAAAAATTAGAAGAAAACTCGATAATATTATTAGTTCTATAGAAATTATAATTATTTGCTTAATTGTATCATTAATTAACTTAAAGTTTTTAATTATTGTCTTATTAATAATACCGATATATGCAATTTTGCCAAAAATACTTGGTGGTAAAATTACATCACAGTCAATATTAGTTCAAGAACGTTTAGCCAAAATAACTGACAGACTTACTAACAGTTATAGTATTTCAAAAGAAATAAGAATATATCAAAAAGAAAGTTGGGATTACGATAAAACAGAAGCCTCACTTCGAGAAATTATTAGACCTATAGTTAAATTAGATTTATTTTATAATCTATATGTTATAGGCAATATATTATATTCTGCATTCTTATGTCTAATATTTTATTTTGGTGCTATTTTAGTACAAGAAAATAAAATTACAATAGGTACTCTTTTCGCATTAACAACATATATTGGGTATGTTGCTAGGCCAATTCAATCTATAGTTCAAAATTTTGCACAACTTAAAACTATAGATGTCTCAGAAAAGAGAATAAAAGAAGTTCTAGAAAGTTCAACAATGCTAGATAATAGTTTATCTACTTCAAATCCAGAATATAACCAAATAGAATTTAATAATGTATATTTAACTGTGGGTAATTACCAGATATTAAAAGGTATATCTTTTGTTGTGAAAAAAGGAGAATTTTTAGGAATAACTGGAGTGAGTGGGAGTGGAAAGACTAGTATTCTAAATTTATTAGCAAAATTAGCTAGATCAACTAGTGGGGAAATTTTAATTAATAATACTAACATTGAATTGCTAAGTCACTCGGATTATTACAATAATTTAAAATTTGTTTTCCAAGATAGTAATTTTATTCAAGGAACATTAATTGAGAATATTTTTATAGATGAAACAGAAGTAGATAAAATAAGTTTATTAAAAGAATTATTAATAATCTTTGATCTTGAATTTTTATCAAATAATTTAAATTATTTGATAGAAAATGGTGGAACAAATCTTTCAGGTGGTCAAAAACAAAGGCTTAGTGTGATACGAGCATTATTGTGTAATCCATCTGTTTTATTATTAGATGAAGTTACAAGTGGATTAGATAGCGAAATGGCTATTAAAATTATAACTTATATAAAAGGAATGAGAAAAGATAAAATTACTATTCTTATTTCACATGATCCAAATATTATAAAATTGGTGAACAATGTAATGTTTGTAAACGATGGGGAAATAGAAAAGTATAATGAAAATAAACTTAACTTACAAACAATAATCTAG